The nucleotide window taaaaaagcgcttaaacgcgaggaagaatacagcactgaaaattatatgaagaaactgtgtccaaattctaccaagcaaaactctctttggaaagcccaaaagtcttttaagccaccggtagattccaacatgcctataagacagtcaaatggtaattgggcacgaagtgacgaagataaggcaattgttttgcaaatcacctagaaaaggtatttcaatcaaattgcccaaagaacaattttaagttgcaaacatccacaataccgcaaacgaatcacttgggtctattaagacttcaactactgaaattgttagtatcataaaagagcttaatccaaaaaaatcgtcaggccacgataatattactccaaaaatgctaattgagttaccaaatattgctttaatagtgctctccttgctctttaatgctatttttagtttcagatactatcctatttcatggaaaaagtcgcagataatcatgatagataaaccgggaaatgacctgacacagccgtcttcatacagaccaatcagtcttctaccctgtctttctaaaatatttgaaaaagtgttactgtcaaagatgtctcctttccttcatgaaaatagtgtaataccaacgcaccaattcggttttcgtgaaaaacatggcactgtagagcaagtaaatagaataactaacgaaattaggaaggcattcgaacatagagagtactgttctgcaaTATTtctgtggctcaggcgtttgataaagtgtggcatgaaggacttttgcataagattaaaaaaagtttacctttccaattgcataaaaccttggagtcctatttaaaaaatagaaaatttgctgtaaaagtaggtgattttatatctgatgaacgttcaataagggctggagtacctcagggcagtgttttaggcccaactctatacatcatatatacagctgatcttccaactgctaataatgttttggcatcaacttttgcggatgacacagctttagtgagtcgtaacaaatgccccattatagcatcaagaatattagcgaagcacttaagttctgtcgaataATGggtagcaaactggcgtataaatgtaaatgaactaaAGTGCAAGCattttacattttccctaagaccaaaaatgtgcccggcagtaaaaatgaacaatgtTCTAGTGCCTCAaacgaatgaagttacctatcttggtattcacctagatagaaggcttacgtggagaaaacatatatctagtaatataacgtgcatgaagataagagctgcaaatttaaattggcttttaaataaaaactctaaacttagcttagacaacaaagtgcctttatacaatgcggtcataaagccgatttggatgtatggcattcaactgtggggtacgacctgtgcaactaatattgatataatacaaaggttccaatcgaaaatgcttagatcaagcacgtgctcaccatggtacatgcgcaatgaaaatatccataaagatcttggagTCCCTATGGTAaaaaaagaagtagaggacagcagattgaaatatttatctaaactccgtgatcacccaaaccctttggctaatgctttagtacattcctgcgatcaaacacgcctaaaaagaagggatatgcctgcgtactaaagagcaacgtttcaccaatacagctcaatcacttggttgagcttgtctagcttttaaatagatttaagattttataacttgttgttaggcttaaaaacaagcagattcaataaataaggaaatattgaaaaaaaaaatactataaaatttttgttgtgtttctcgttggatattagttaccataaataaataaatacatatactacttttttaagccattttatgggacttgttgttaaataattccgtattataacaacaaaatcaatataaatattatgctgGAAAAagatgtcccgtgcgaatgtgattaatattaaaatataaattatttttgggtgaaattcataccaattttaaagGCATTCAGGCTCtataatcaaaaacatttgaatattgcataacaattcgctgaaatcgccgtttgaatcgttgtccccaaaaacgactatcattttttgtcccgtgcgaatgccttggtttttttgCAATTACAGTGGAGTCTGGATATAGTAAACTAATTTCTGCAAGGCCTGTTCGCAGTATCGAGGTTGTTCACTATATTAaggttaacattttttttttaacttggtTTATTAGCTTTAAATTcatgtttgtttatgtaaacaaaacaggttatatgtataaagtaattttttgaaaaatacatacatattattgaaAGAATTGACGAATAGatgtttgttttttgatttcggaATTTGACTTTTGGACCGCTTTTTCGCGTAGACTTTTCAGTACTAGTATGCCAGCATAGTCAGTGGTGTTAGCTTCAGCTCATGCGATAGCTATATCGAAGCTTTTAATGGCTTTAGTAGCTTTTATTGAATTTCCGATCTGTCCTTCGCCTTGGCTGTCATCACCAGATTCTTCAGTATCCATGGCATAATTATCTTAATCAATTTCTTCATCAACTTGGATTGAATTCCACTTCTCAATATCTTGTTCAGTGTAGATTTCCTAAAACAAATAATGTTCacataaaaacttaattaacaGGTGCTTGTCAAGAGGGTGAATAAAATTACCTCCGGTAATACAACTTGCATCAGACCGTGTATATCATGAACTTCTTCCCATTTTTCCTGCAATATTTTTTGACGAAGTAAGACGAAGTATTCATCCTCGCTTTCATTTGCTTCTGTAGTATTTAAGAATTCTAATAAAGGCTTCCAACATTTTACTATTACATTTGCCTGCGGCTGATACCAAGCAAGCATTAAAAATGATACAGCATCCTTTAAAGTTaaatgttttagaaattgtgtgATGTCATCCTTTCCTACAGCTAAAAGCAGGGGATGCTTTTTGTAATACAGCTTAGTTAAGCAAATCACATTTTGATCCATAGGCTGAATTAAAGGCGTTACATTTGGAGGCATATAAATCACGAATATGGATCCATCAGCAGTTTTAAGTTCATCTTCTGGAGGATGACAAGGGGCGTTATAAAGCAAAAGGAGGCTGGTAATCCTTTCTGTAGTAAATACT belongs to Zeugodacus cucurbitae isolate PBARC_wt_2022May chromosome 6, idZeuCucr1.2, whole genome shotgun sequence and includes:
- the LOC128922629 gene encoding tigger transposable element-derived protein 2-like, whose protein sequence is MPPNVTPLIQPMDQNVICLTKLYYKKHPLLLAVGKDDITQFLKHLTLKDAVSFLMLAWYQPQANVIVKCWKPLLEFLNTTEANESEDEYFVLLRQKILQEKWEEVHDIHGLMQVVLPEEIYTEQDIEKWNSIQVDEEID